In Parabacteroides sp. FAFU027, the following proteins share a genomic window:
- a CDS encoding DUF362 domain-containing protein, which translates to MIKKFFFRVCPKYGKIRGLRTDTVYHKILFPLVGLAALIWVIIRVLPKPSRAAYPCQQAAIPVAASFLAWLAGTTIGVMLLKVARRYFSRKQLRTSLLYAVGGVMLFLGAQFVYNEYSNAQNPSENQYPFFYKANQPVGSAKGIYPGRVTWVRDVRATPWDGKTGKWWEQGNINEEVLASMYSKSLQGLSGSSSDKQAWDKLFRYFNKTHGRGNRGWQPGEVIAIKVNFNNTYSADDVDNDIDQSPQATRAILRQLTQAGVNQKDILVYDATIGWKIRALPDRVFQPLHKEFPEVRWMDAPGSPGREKADWVANAITFTSPDVELGNELPKQVVDAAYLINIALLKGHEITGVTLCAKNHFGSIKYPQKDHNKYVSQMKGAPGDYSAYVDLMGSPNLGGKTILYIVDGLYGMQTNVNAPKSDRDRWKRLFNGEWSASYFMSQDPVAIESVCLDFLWSEFQDELGFSGAKWFPKGSSKNCDNYLIEAAKGVNAKYGFYRPNGVKTGSLGVHEHWNNAVEKKYSRNLGKGKGIELYPISTVR; encoded by the coding sequence ATGATTAAAAAGTTCTTTTTCAGGGTTTGTCCCAAATACGGTAAAATACGCGGTTTACGTACCGATACCGTTTACCATAAAATATTGTTTCCGTTGGTGGGATTAGCCGCTCTAATCTGGGTAATTATTCGGGTACTACCCAAACCCTCGCGTGCTGCTTATCCCTGCCAACAGGCTGCGATTCCCGTGGCCGCGTCATTTCTGGCATGGTTAGCCGGAACTACCATTGGGGTGATGTTGCTGAAAGTTGCCCGCAGGTATTTTTCACGAAAGCAACTTCGGACTTCTTTACTCTATGCAGTCGGAGGTGTGATGTTGTTTTTAGGTGCGCAATTTGTTTATAACGAATATTCAAATGCACAGAATCCTTCTGAAAATCAGTATCCTTTCTTCTATAAAGCCAATCAGCCGGTTGGTTCGGCCAAAGGTATCTATCCCGGTCGGGTTACCTGGGTAAGGGATGTGCGGGCTACTCCCTGGGATGGTAAAACCGGTAAATGGTGGGAGCAAGGCAATATCAATGAGGAGGTATTGGCGTCGATGTATTCCAAATCATTACAAGGGTTATCCGGTTCATCTTCCGATAAACAAGCATGGGATAAATTATTCCGTTATTTCAACAAAACCCATGGACGAGGCAATCGAGGATGGCAACCCGGAGAAGTGATTGCGATTAAAGTCAATTTCAATAACACCTATTCCGCCGACGATGTGGATAATGATATCGACCAGTCACCGCAGGCAACCCGGGCCATTCTCCGCCAACTTACACAAGCCGGAGTAAATCAGAAGGATATTCTCGTGTATGATGCAACAATCGGTTGGAAAATCAGGGCATTGCCCGACCGGGTCTTTCAACCATTGCATAAGGAGTTCCCCGAAGTGCGCTGGATGGATGCTCCCGGAAGCCCCGGCAGGGAAAAAGCCGATTGGGTAGCCAATGCCATAACCTTCACCTCTCCCGATGTGGAATTGGGAAATGAACTTCCCAAACAGGTGGTGGATGCAGCTTATCTGATTAATATTGCCTTACTCAAAGGGCATGAAATTACCGGAGTTACCCTTTGTGCTAAAAACCATTTCGGTTCGATAAAGTATCCGCAAAAAGACCACAACAAATATGTGAGCCAGATGAAAGGCGCACCTGGTGATTACAGTGCCTATGTGGACCTGATGGGTTCGCCAAACCTGGGCGGGAAGACCATTCTCTATATAGTGGACGGTCTTTATGGCATGCAGACCAATGTAAATGCTCCAAAGTCGGACAGAGACCGTTGGAAAAGATTATTCAATGGGGAATGGAGCGCCAGCTACTTTATGTCCCAGGATCCGGTGGCTATCGAATCCGTTTGCCTCGACTTCCTGTGGAGCGAATTTCAGGATGAGTTGGGTTTCAGCGGAGCTAAATGGTTTCCCAAAGGCTCAAGTAAAAATTGTGATAACTACCTGATTGAAGCGGCCAAAGGTGTCAATGCCAAATATGGCTTTTATCGTCCCAATGGCGTGAAAACCGGTAGCCTGGGA